The genomic region CATCGGTCTGACCACGGCCATCGTGGTGGTGGCCGAAACCAACGGCTTCATCCTGGTGGAAAACGAGCGCCAGCTCGCCTCCTACGCCGGCCTAGACGTGGTGCAGCGCCAAAGCGGCCTCTCTTCCCAAGCCACGCGCATTTCCCGCCGAGGGAACGTGCGCCTGCGTACGGCGCTCTACCTGCCAGCCGTGAGCAGCCTGCGCTATAATCCGCAGCAAAAAGCCTTCTATGCCCGCTTGCGCGCCCGCCAGCCCAGCGGCAAGCCCGGCGTCATTGCCGTCATGCGCAAGCTCTTGCTGCTCTGCTATTCGCTCTGGAAAAACGACCGCCCCTACGACCTGCAGTTCCACCCGGCCCACATGGCCGAAAAAGAAGTAGCCCCGGCCGATTAATGGGCCGAGGCTACACAGGATGAACCCGAAGGCTCTCCTTGAAGGAGCCTAAAGATAAAAAACTTGCCCAAGTTCTTGCTCTTTATCACAGTATCTCACACCCTTCCTACCCTCAAAAACTCTCCTATCCCCTGCGCGGCCCAGGCGCCGGTGCTGAAGCAGCCTTGCAGCAGGTAGCCGCCGGTGGGCGCTTCCCAGTCCAGCATTTCGCCGGCCACAAAGGTGCCCGGCTGGCGGCGCAGCATCAGATGCTCGTCTACGGCGTCCCAGGCTACGCCCCCGGCCGTGCTGATGGCCTCATCGAGTGGGCGCAGGGCGGAGACGGGTAGGGGGAGGGCAGTGAGCAGCGAAAACAAGGCATCGGGGGTGGTAGGCAGGGGGCCGGCCGGGGCCAGTTCGCGCAGCAGGGTAGGCACGGGCGGCCCCAGGCGCAACGTTTTGCTCAGAAAAGACGCCAACGATGTCCCGTCGGGCCGACGGGCCAGCTGCTGCCGCAGCGGCGCATCTGGCAGGTCGGGCTTGAGGTGCAGGTGCAGAAAGGCAGGCTCGCCTGTTGCGAGGGCGGCCCGCAGGTAGGGCGTGAGGGCGTACACGGGCGTGCCCTCTATACCGTAGTCGGTGAGCAGCAGCTCGCCGCGCACACGGTGGGAACCGCAACGCAAGGCAATGTTTTTGAGTGGCTGGCGCCCTACCTTCTCCCGAAAATAAGCCGACCACGCTACCTCCGCTCCGCAATTAGCCGGCGCAAAGGGTAGGCATTCCACCCCGGCTGCCAGCAGCAGCGGCAGCCAACGGCCGTCGGAGCCGGTTTTGGCCCAGCTGGCGCCGCCCAGGGCCAGCAGGGTAGCATCGGGCCGAATCGTAAACTCCTCTCCCGTCGCCTCGTGGCGCAGGCAGTGCGTGCCGGGCTCCGTGCCAAAGCCCAGCCAGCGGTGGCGCATATGCAGCTGCACGCCCAGCGCCCGTAGGCGGTCCAGCCACGCCCGCAGCACGTGGGCAGGCTTGTGGTTGGGGGTAGGAAACACGCGCCCGCTGGTGCCTACAAACGTCTCGATACCCAGCCTGGCCAGCAGGCGGCGCAACTCGTCTGGCGAGAATAGGTGCAGGTAGCGCGCAAACTCGGGGTGGCGCGTGCCGTAGCGGCCGGCAAATGCAGCGGGCGGCTCGCTGTTGCTGAGGTTGAAGCCGCCGTGGCCGGCTACCAGAAACTTGCGCCCCATAGTAGCCTGCGCCTCGTAGAGGGCAACGGTGTGGCCGGCTTCGGCCAGCTGCCAGGCCGCTAGCAGACCAGCAGGGCCGCCTCCTACGATGGCAATGGTGGCAGACATTGGTAATAAATGGGTAAAATGATGATCATGCGCGGCGTGGTACAGCGCCCAAACAGCCATGCAAGTTCACGAAATGAGGCGATTTTAGACACTCAGGTCCTTTTTGCCGTATAGGATAACTACTGTTGGCCTTGCCTGAACTATCAGACCAGTTCTGCCATATACAAAAAGACCCTTACCACGCTAGCACATGGTGGGGCGCTTTGCATTGCACACGCATTACCTAATGGTAGCACCCGCCTGCTCGGCGCTACCTGCTTTCTAATGGATAGTAGCACCCATCACGTTCGTAGAATTGCATGAAAAACATAGTCTTTTTTACCTTTGTTTTGTTGTTTTTAGGCAGCTGTCAAGATCAGGAGCGGGAACGACGCTTGAAGAAAAAAGAGGTGGAGCTGACCCAGAAGGAGCAAGCCCTGCTCTTGCGGGAGAATGCCCTGGCGCTCCGGGAACAAAGCATAGCCAAAGAAGTGCATGTGCTGGACAGTACCCGCCAAGCCTCCCTCGACTCAACGCAGTACAACCCTACGGGCGTGTGGGCCGCCCGCATGAACTGCATCGAAACAGATTGCCCTGGCTCGGCCATCGGCGACAGCAAAAACGAGCAGTGGGAAATTTCCTACCAGCAGAGCGGGATTTTAGTGCAAGCCAGCGTCAATAACAGAATAGTGCGCCTATACACCGGTACGCTCACGGGCAATACGCTGACCCTGAACGCGCAGCACACTGACGATGAAGCCCTACCCGATGCCAACACCAACATTACGGTACAACTACAGGCTGCCACTGAGCAGCGCTTGGAAGGCCAGCGGATTATTGAGCGCCCCGGCAACTGCCGCATTATCTACGCGCTTGAGCTAACGAAAAAATAGTACCCATGCGACCCTCCTTCCTCATGCTTTTACTGAACCTCGATTTCACGTTACCGCTAAAGAATCCGGTTATTATTTTTTCGCTTGTTCTATTTATTATACTATTCTCTCCTATCATCTTTCATAAAATTAAGGTCCCGCATATCATCGGGTTAATCATTGCGGGCACACTGGTAGGGCCCTATGGGCTGAACTTGCTACTGCGCGATAGTAGTATTGTGCTATTTGGTACAGTAGGGCTGCTGTACATCATGTTTCTGGCCGGGCTGGAAATCGACCTGAGTGAGTTTAAAAAGAACCGCAACAAGATTCTGCTTTTTGGGCTGGCCACGTTCACGTT from Hymenobacter aerilatus harbors:
- a CDS encoding NAD(P)/FAD-dependent oxidoreductase, coding for MSATIAIVGGGPAGLLAAWQLAEAGHTVALYEAQATMGRKFLVAGHGGFNLSNSEPPAAFAGRYGTRHPEFARYLHLFSPDELRRLLARLGIETFVGTSGRVFPTPNHKPAHVLRAWLDRLRALGVQLHMRHRWLGFGTEPGTHCLRHEATGEEFTIRPDATLLALGGASWAKTGSDGRWLPLLLAAGVECLPFAPANCGAEVAWSAYFREKVGRQPLKNIALRCGSHRVRGELLLTDYGIEGTPVYALTPYLRAALATGEPAFLHLHLKPDLPDAPLRQQLARRPDGTSLASFLSKTLRLGPPVPTLLRELAPAGPLPTTPDALFSLLTALPLPVSALRPLDEAISTAGGVAWDAVDEHLMLRRQPGTFVAGEMLDWEAPTGGYLLQGCFSTGAWAAQGIGEFLRVGRV